The following are from one region of the bacterium genome:
- a CDS encoding RNA-guided endonuclease TnpB family protein, with amino-acid sequence MILAQRIRLAPNNVQASFLERCAGAARFTYNWGLARWQEIHAVGGTPSWRTLNAEINARKDRDLGWLRDLPWAVPNTALADLGRAFGHFFRRVKAGQRPGYPRFKAKKRCTPAFAIEGRAIHFDGRRVHLPKLGWVRTRQPPRFPGRVLSARFSKHAGHWDLAIQVEIDETRWTYPHRCETQAAVGVDLGVVDLAVLSTGEHVPAPRSLRHHAAQLRRLNKELSRRTRGGQNWQKTKAKLGLLHEHIAHVRHAATHALTASLVHHFRWIGIEDLHVAAMMRGRLATSLQDAAMAEVRRQLAYKAPLAGSTVVVADRFYPSSKTCATCGVIYADLALNERRWTCESCGAEHDRDENAAENLYQLAAAQAVTACRHESAGALRDAQLSLGQESGHAVSFG; translated from the coding sequence ATGATCCTGGCCCAGCGCATCCGGCTCGCCCCCAACAACGTCCAGGCGAGCTTCCTGGAGCGCTGCGCCGGTGCGGCCCGCTTCACCTACAACTGGGGCCTGGCCCGCTGGCAGGAAATCCACGCCGTCGGCGGCACGCCCTCCTGGCGCACCCTCAACGCCGAGATCAACGCCCGGAAGGACCGCGACCTGGGGTGGCTCCGCGATCTTCCATGGGCCGTCCCCAACACCGCCCTCGCCGACCTCGGGCGCGCCTTCGGCCACTTCTTCCGGCGGGTGAAGGCCGGCCAGCGCCCCGGCTACCCGCGCTTCAAGGCCAAGAAACGCTGCACCCCCGCCTTCGCCATCGAGGGCCGCGCGATCCACTTCGACGGCCGCCGCGTGCACCTCCCCAAGCTCGGCTGGGTGCGTACCCGCCAGCCCCCCCGCTTCCCCGGCCGCGTGCTGAGCGCACGCTTCTCGAAACACGCCGGCCACTGGGACCTCGCTATCCAAGTCGAGATCGACGAAACCCGCTGGACCTACCCCCACCGCTGCGAAACCCAAGCAGCGGTCGGCGTGGACCTCGGCGTGGTCGACCTCGCCGTGCTCTCCACCGGCGAACACGTCCCGGCCCCCCGCAGCCTGCGGCACCACGCCGCCCAACTCCGGAGGTTGAACAAGGAACTGTCCCGCCGCACCCGCGGCGGCCAGAACTGGCAGAAAACGAAGGCGAAGCTCGGGCTCCTGCACGAGCACATTGCCCACGTGCGGCACGCCGCCACCCACGCGCTGACCGCCTCCCTCGTCCACCACTTCCGCTGGATCGGCATCGAGGACCTGCACGTCGCCGCGATGATGCGAGGAAGGCTCGCCACCTCCCTCCAGGATGCCGCGATGGCCGAGGTTCGCCGTCAACTCGCTTACAAGGCGCCCCTCGCCGGGAGCACCGTGGTCGTCGCCGACCGCTTCTACCCGAGCAGCAAGACGTGCGCCACCTGCGGCGTCATCTACGCCGACCTCGCCCTGAACGAGCGCCGGTGGACCTGCGAAAGCTGCGGGGCCGAGCACGACCGCGACGAGAACGCCGCCGAGAACCTGTACCAATTGGCCGCCGCCCAGGCGGTGACAGCCTGCCGCCACGAGAGCGCTGGCGCCCTTCGGGACGCGCAACTCTCGCTTGGGCAGGAATCGGGCCACGCTGTTAGCTTCGGTTAG
- a CDS encoding GPW/gp25 family protein has product MPTVNAPPPVSDAQVVKTFAFPFQLGKEGFPALADPDAALFCSIVALMLTGTNERLMHADMGVNIHRLIFNNMTPLLQARVASEVTQAIETFVPQAEVLAVDSRLSEKADGVETAIIVDVLYRRVGQPQTQQTQVTLPLAGG; this is encoded by the coding sequence ATGCCGACGGTCAACGCGCCACCGCCCGTCTCCGATGCGCAGGTCGTCAAGACCTTCGCGTTCCCCTTCCAGTTGGGGAAGGAGGGGTTCCCGGCGCTGGCGGACCCGGATGCGGCGCTGTTCTGCTCGATCGTGGCGCTGATGCTGACGGGGACGAACGAGCGGCTGATGCATGCGGACATGGGGGTGAACATCCACCGGCTGATCTTCAACAACATGACTCCGCTGTTGCAAGCGCGCGTCGCCAGCGAGGTGACGCAGGCGATCGAGACCTTCGTGCCGCAGGCGGAGGTGCTGGCCGTGGACTCGCGCCTGAGCGAGAAGGCGGACGGGGTAGAGACAGCGATCATCGTGGACGTGCTGTACCGCAGGGTGGGACAGCCGCAGACCCAGCAGACGCAGGTGACGCTGCCGCTGGCAGGTGGATGA
- a CDS encoding phage baseplate assembly protein V gives MLGNRPDANRRRLDPIGWLCDTLARIGIEGFAKRYYGIYPGTVVNNADPDNRGRIQALCPAVGVRRPDQVGKGWWAWPCMPGLAVDPETKQVSGLFHPPDVGAAVWMQFQHGDPEFPVYMGGYLIAEKASDTFDAEGALRKGIRTRAGHFLRMSDDPEDLHIMLCKGDGAGAPSPVFLAMDKDGAVQIENQNGSTIFMSATKAETSIMTANDQQEVTSLLMLGDDKITLATKSGGAIGIDGKNITITGDNVVADCSQQFAANAGTVMLGKGASEPAVLGTKLMIWAITHGAAGHLIGTPTPGSPVAPGAQPPPTMGKELSTKVYVA, from the coding sequence ATGCGAACAGGCGCCGGTTGGACCCGATCGGGTGGCTGTGTGATACGCTGGCGCGCATTGGAATCGAGGGGTTCGCCAAGCGCTACTACGGCATCTACCCCGGCACGGTGGTGAACAACGCCGACCCGGACAACCGGGGCCGCATTCAAGCGCTGTGCCCCGCCGTTGGCGTGCGGCGCCCCGATCAGGTGGGGAAGGGGTGGTGGGCCTGGCCATGCATGCCGGGGCTGGCGGTGGACCCGGAAACCAAGCAGGTGAGCGGACTGTTCCACCCGCCGGATGTCGGCGCGGCGGTATGGATGCAGTTCCAGCACGGCGACCCGGAATTTCCCGTCTACATGGGGGGCTACCTCATCGCGGAGAAAGCCAGCGACACCTTTGATGCGGAGGGTGCGTTGCGGAAGGGCATCCGCACGCGCGCGGGTCACTTCCTGCGCATGTCGGACGACCCCGAGGATCTCCACATCATGCTGTGCAAGGGCGACGGGGCGGGGGCGCCCAGCCCGGTCTTCCTGGCGATGGACAAGGACGGCGCGGTGCAGATCGAAAACCAGAACGGTAGCACGATCTTCATGAGCGCTACGAAGGCGGAGACCAGCATCATGACCGCCAACGACCAGCAGGAGGTCACGTCGCTGCTGATGCTGGGCGACGACAAGATCACGCTGGCCACGAAGAGCGGCGGGGCCATCGGCATCGACGGCAAGAACATCACGATCACGGGGGACAACGTGGTCGCCGACTGCTCGCAGCAGTTCGCGGCTAACGCGGGCACGGTCATGTTGGGCAAGGGGGCGAGCGAGCCCGCTGTGCTGGGGACTAAGCTCATGATCTGGGCCATCACCCATGGCGCAGCGGGCCACCTCATCGGGACGCCAACGCCGGGGAGCCCGGTGGCCCCCGGGGCGCAGCCACCGCCTACGATGGGCAAGGAGCTGTCGACCAAGGTGTACGTCGCATGA